From a region of the Deltaproteobacteria bacterium genome:
- a CDS encoding ribonuclease HII — protein MILPQLTVEQTLWRQGFQIVAGVDEVGMGPLAGPVVAAAVVFPAAATLDTLPRGVRDSKTLSAQARERLEPEIRRVAIGVGIGLVEVEEIDRINIYHAGRKAMRLALAAMPIVPEHVLIDGRALLDLPYPQRAFVKGDRDIYSIAAASIVAKVYRDHLMAELHTLYPQYGFAKHRGYGTAAHRDALRQFGPCPAHRRSFRLL, from the coding sequence ATGATCCTCCCCCAACTTACTGTTGAACAAACCCTGTGGCGTCAAGGCTTCCAGATCGTCGCCGGAGTCGATGAGGTTGGCATGGGGCCGTTGGCCGGTCCAGTGGTGGCTGCTGCAGTCGTGTTTCCCGCTGCCGCTACTCTCGACACTTTGCCTCGCGGCGTGCGCGATTCCAAAACCCTCAGTGCTCAGGCGCGCGAGCGGCTGGAGCCGGAGATTCGCCGCGTTGCGATCGGTGTCGGCATCGGTCTGGTGGAAGTCGAGGAAATCGATCGGATCAACATCTATCACGCCGGACGCAAAGCCATGCGGCTGGCATTGGCGGCAATGCCGATTGTGCCGGAGCATGTGTTGATCGACGGACGGGCGCTTCTGGACCTCCCGTATCCACAGCGAGCTTTCGTCAAAGGCGACCGCGATATCTACTCTATTGCCGCTGCTTCGATCGTCGCCAAAGTCTATCGCGATCACCTCATGGCGGAACTGCACACCCTCTATCCGCAATACGGTTTCGCCAAACACAGGGGCTATGGCACCGCCGCGCATCGCGACGCCTTGCGTCAGTTCGGTCCGTGTCCGGCCCATCGTCGCTCGTTTCGGTTGCTCTAG
- a CDS encoding 2-oxo acid dehydrogenase subunit E2, which produces MTIEMLMPRLSDTMEEGKILKWLKKVGEKIEVGDIFAEVETDKADMEMEALDAGVLAEIRVQEGESVPVNAVIAMLSTEGEVQVAETPARQEGAVPKVPVSVPPAPPKPVVPVTVEAPASPEPVARPSLPQSDRKVRELREPRARRAAPEAKETQERIFASPLVKRMAQEQGIDLEAVHGSGPGGRIVKQDLDVYAGQGRTTMKQAPATRAPQPEEAPQPSPAVRGTREVFSRMRATIAKRMADSMREAPHFYVTVEIDMSEAVRLRAALKSSDRVKADVTYTHVLVKAVAIALQRHPRLNAAFVEGGRELKADINIGLAVSLDDGLLVPVLHNCDRLSLLDIAEQANGLVERARTGKPTSEDLSGGTFTISNMGMLPVEHFTAIINPPQGAILAVGAIKERPVVRNGEIRAAHTMMATLSCDHRILDGVTGGQFLAELKNLLENPVGLMV; this is translated from the coding sequence ATGACGATTGAGATGTTGATGCCCCGTTTGAGCGACACTATGGAAGAAGGGAAAATCCTCAAGTGGCTCAAGAAAGTCGGGGAAAAAATCGAGGTCGGCGACATCTTTGCCGAAGTGGAGACCGATAAAGCCGACATGGAAATGGAAGCGCTCGATGCCGGTGTGCTAGCGGAGATTCGCGTCCAGGAAGGCGAATCCGTTCCTGTCAATGCTGTCATTGCCATGCTGAGCACGGAAGGAGAAGTCCAGGTTGCGGAAACGCCGGCAAGACAAGAGGGTGCCGTCCCGAAGGTGCCGGTCAGTGTTCCGCCAGCTCCGCCCAAGCCGGTTGTCCCGGTGACTGTGGAAGCGCCAGCGTCTCCTGAACCTGTTGCCCGACCATCTCTTCCTCAATCCGACCGCAAGGTCCGCGAGTTGCGCGAACCGCGGGCGCGTCGGGCAGCTCCTGAAGCGAAAGAGACTCAGGAACGCATTTTTGCCTCGCCGCTCGTGAAACGCATGGCACAGGAACAGGGCATCGACCTTGAGGCTGTCCATGGCTCCGGTCCCGGCGGTCGTATCGTCAAGCAAGATTTGGACGTATACGCCGGCCAGGGACGCACGACCATGAAGCAAGCCCCAGCAACGCGAGCCCCGCAGCCAGAGGAAGCTCCTCAGCCATCGCCGGCCGTGCGCGGGACACGCGAGGTATTTTCTCGCATGCGGGCGACCATTGCCAAACGGATGGCGGACAGTATGCGTGAGGCACCGCATTTTTACGTGACCGTCGAGATCGATATGTCGGAGGCCGTGCGCCTGCGGGCCGCGCTCAAATCCAGCGACCGCGTGAAGGCCGATGTGACCTATACGCACGTGCTTGTCAAAGCCGTGGCTATTGCCCTGCAACGACATCCACGTTTGAATGCCGCGTTTGTGGAAGGCGGCAGGGAATTGAAGGCGGACATCAATATCGGACTGGCTGTCTCTCTCGACGATGGCTTGCTCGTGCCCGTGCTCCATAACTGCGATCGGTTGTCTTTGCTCGACATCGCCGAGCAAGCCAATGGATTGGTGGAGCGTGCACGTACCGGGAAACCGACGTCAGAGGATCTGTCCGGCGGTACGTTTACCATCTCCAATATGGGGATGTTGCCAGTGGAGCACTTCACTGCGATTATCAATCCGCCGCAAGGCGCGATTCTGGCGGTGGGGGCCATTAAGGAGCGGCCTGTCGTGCGGAATGGCGAGATTCGTGCCGCGCACACCATGATGGCGACGTTGTCGTGCGATCATCGTATTCTCGACGGTGTGACTGGCGGGCAATTTCTCGCGGAACTTAAAAACCTTTTAGAAAACCCGGTTGGGTTAATGGTGTAA
- the lpdA gene encoding dihydrolipoyl dehydrogenase, whose translation MERYDLVVIGAGPGGYVAAIRAAQLGLKTAVVEKDKPGGVCLNWGCIPSKAILTSAELYEAIKEGEHFGVKVQGLSFDYGQVIKRSREVADRLAKGVEFLLRKNKIPLLAGTGRLEGKSRVVIETADKGAQQVEADRILIATGSGERSLPGLEIDGKQVLTSREALIDTEVPEAMLIIGGGAVGIEFAYIYSAFGSRVTIVEMESQILPGVDGEVARELERIFKKKGIEILTGTRFQSLEKFPGRVEVTLDMNGDLKHRTANKVLVAVGRTPLSSGLGLEALGVEFNRGYIKVNERMQTANDAIYAIGDVNGPPLLAHAASEEGVAAIEFMTGNRETALDYLRIPACIYCQPEIAVIGLSEEQAQARGYDVKIGKFPFRALGKAIAAGHEEGFVKLVVDKTYGEILGCHIIGHGATDLIAEAGLARTLEATTAELSGTVHAHPTLAEAIMEAALAAEGRGINF comes from the coding sequence ATGGAACGATACGATCTGGTCGTCATTGGCGCCGGCCCTGGGGGATATGTTGCCGCGATCCGCGCGGCCCAGCTCGGGCTCAAAACCGCAGTGGTGGAGAAAGATAAACCCGGGGGGGTTTGTTTGAATTGGGGCTGCATTCCCTCGAAAGCGATTCTGACCTCGGCTGAACTCTATGAAGCGATTAAAGAAGGCGAGCACTTTGGCGTGAAAGTCCAGGGACTCTCCTTCGACTACGGGCAGGTCATCAAACGTTCCCGTGAAGTGGCCGACCGGCTGGCCAAAGGTGTCGAGTTCCTGCTGCGGAAGAATAAAATTCCGCTGCTCGCCGGCACTGGGCGCTTAGAGGGAAAGAGCCGCGTCGTGATCGAAACTGCGGACAAAGGGGCGCAACAAGTCGAAGCCGACCGCATCCTTATCGCCACTGGGTCGGGGGAACGCTCGTTACCTGGACTGGAGATCGACGGCAAACAAGTCCTGACTAGCCGCGAGGCGCTGATCGACACCGAGGTGCCGGAAGCGATGCTCATTATCGGTGGCGGTGCGGTGGGGATCGAGTTTGCGTACATCTACAGCGCATTCGGTAGTCGCGTGACCATCGTCGAGATGGAGTCGCAGATTCTCCCAGGAGTGGACGGCGAGGTGGCGCGCGAACTCGAACGCATCTTCAAAAAGAAAGGCATCGAGATTCTCACCGGCACCAGATTCCAGAGCTTGGAAAAATTTCCTGGCCGGGTGGAAGTCACGCTCGATATGAACGGAGACCTGAAGCACCGCACTGCCAACAAAGTGCTGGTGGCGGTGGGGCGCACGCCGCTGAGCAGCGGGCTGGGGCTGGAAGCGTTGGGCGTCGAGTTCAATCGCGGCTACATCAAAGTGAACGAACGCATGCAGACGGCGAATGACGCCATCTATGCGATCGGCGACGTGAACGGCCCGCCGCTGCTCGCCCATGCCGCTTCCGAGGAGGGGGTGGCCGCCATCGAGTTTATGACTGGGAATCGCGAAACCGCGCTCGACTACCTGCGCATCCCCGCCTGCATCTATTGCCAACCCGAGATTGCCGTGATTGGGCTGAGTGAAGAGCAAGCGCAAGCGCGTGGCTACGACGTGAAAATCGGGAAATTTCCGTTCCGCGCTTTGGGGAAGGCTATTGCCGCCGGTCACGAAGAAGGGTTCGTGAAGCTGGTGGTCGATAAAACCTACGGGGAAATTCTTGGCTGCCACATCATCGGTCATGGCGCGACCGATCTTATTGCCGAAGCCGGCTTGGCCCGTACCCTCGAAGCGACCACCGCCGAACTCAGTGGCACCGTGCATGCCCACCCGACGCTTGCCGAGGCGATTATGGAGGCGGCGCTAGCGGCGGAGGGCCGAGGAATTAACTTCTGA
- the lipB gene encoding lipoyl(octanoyl) transferase LipB, whose translation MSCIDLGLVEYAQALAWQEELVRKRCRGEVGDTLLLLEHPPVFTLGRGADERNILTARQIPVHRVSRGGEVTFHGPGQLVGYPIIDLTAHGRDVHVYLRSLEAVLIEVLAEYGVEARHAPGLTGVWVGEEKIASLGIGVRRWVTYHGFALNVDLDLSYFDDIIPCGLTGVRMTSMAESLGYAVDMASVKIRTAARLAHRLGYEEALWRKNCLTQHSALNTQH comes from the coding sequence TTGTCTTGCATCGACCTTGGCCTCGTTGAGTACGCTCAAGCGTTGGCTTGGCAAGAGGAGCTTGTACGGAAGCGTTGCCGCGGTGAAGTCGGCGATACCTTACTCTTGCTCGAACATCCTCCGGTATTCACCCTCGGGCGCGGTGCCGATGAACGTAATATCCTCACCGCACGCCAGATTCCGGTCCATCGGGTGAGCCGTGGCGGAGAGGTGACGTTTCATGGACCTGGGCAGCTCGTGGGATATCCCATCATCGACCTGACCGCTCATGGCCGTGATGTGCATGTCTATCTCCGCTCTCTTGAGGCAGTGTTGATAGAGGTCCTGGCCGAGTATGGAGTAGAGGCACGGCACGCGCCTGGATTGACTGGAGTATGGGTTGGCGAGGAGAAGATCGCCTCTCTTGGCATTGGCGTGCGCCGGTGGGTGACGTATCATGGCTTTGCCCTTAATGTCGATCTCGACCTTTCCTATTTCGACGATATTATCCCCTGTGGCTTGACCGGCGTACGGATGACCTCGATGGCGGAATCCCTTGGGTACGCGGTGGATATGGCGAGTGTGAAAATTCGTACAGCAGCGCGATTGGCTCATCGCCTTGGTTATGAGGAAGCACTATGGCGGAAGAATTGTCTGACTCAGCACTCAGCACTCAACACTCAGCACTGA
- the lipA gene encoding lipoyl synthase, with protein sequence MAEELSDSALSTQHSALNERSAPVRRHPEWLKVRMPGGEGYTRTKAIVSAFKLNTVCQEAQCPNIGECWGHGTATFMLMGDVCTRNCRFCAVQHGRAVELDLEEPRRVAEAAVKMGLSHVVVTSVNRDDLADGGAEHFAATARALKALKPQCTIEVLTPDFQGNEAAVAIVARSPIEIYNHNTETVPRLYKQVRPGAKYERSLRVLAKAKEERLDVKTKTGLMLGLGETYEELLAVFGDLRAVGCDILTLGQYLRPSKEQLPVERYVHPGEFAALREEALALGFRHVESGPLVRSSYHAWKHVS encoded by the coding sequence ATGGCGGAAGAATTGTCTGACTCAGCACTCAGCACTCAACACTCAGCACTGAACGAACGCAGCGCTCCAGTAAGGCGCCACCCGGAATGGCTCAAAGTGCGCATGCCTGGTGGCGAGGGCTACACCAGGACCAAGGCCATTGTTTCGGCGTTTAAGCTGAACACAGTGTGCCAGGAAGCCCAGTGCCCGAACATCGGGGAATGCTGGGGTCACGGCACGGCGACCTTCATGCTGATGGGGGATGTCTGTACGCGCAACTGCCGCTTCTGCGCGGTGCAGCACGGGCGCGCGGTCGAACTCGACCTGGAAGAGCCGCGTCGCGTCGCCGAGGCGGCGGTGAAAATGGGGCTCTCGCATGTCGTGGTGACTTCGGTGAATCGCGATGACCTTGCCGATGGCGGTGCCGAACATTTCGCGGCCACCGCGCGGGCACTCAAAGCACTCAAGCCGCAATGCACCATCGAGGTATTGACGCCGGATTTTCAGGGGAACGAGGCAGCAGTGGCCATTGTCGCACGCTCGCCGATCGAGATTTATAACCACAACACCGAGACTGTTCCCCGCCTCTACAAACAGGTGCGGCCCGGGGCGAAATACGAACGCTCCCTGCGCGTATTGGCGAAAGCCAAAGAAGAGCGTCTGGACGTGAAAACCAAGACCGGACTCATGCTCGGGCTGGGAGAAACCTACGAAGAACTGCTGGCCGTGTTCGGCGATCTGCGGGCAGTGGGCTGCGACATTCTGACCTTAGGGCAATATCTGCGCCCCTCGAAAGAACAATTGCCGGTCGAACGCTATGTGCATCCGGGTGAGTTTGCAGCCTTGCGAGAAGAAGCCCTCGCCCTCGGCTTTCGCCATGTCGAGTCTGGACCGCTGGTGCGCAGCTCCTATCACGCCTGGAAACACGTGAGCTAG
- a CDS encoding SulP family inorganic anion transporter: protein MPFLHYLSFLDLRSYRLGSLRKDFAASVTVSFLDIPQGIAYAMIAGLPPVMGLYAAAVPAIVGALFRSSRHVVTGPTNALSLLVGSAVAAEVARSGAAPMEVGVTLAFCVGVLQMSAGVLRLDAFVDFLSQPVIRGYITGAATLIIAGQLTNITGTPGASGDLIHTLATWSRGLPYTNGIAVAFALGTVFVVVGLRHLGRHLPGAIVAMVLSILISHFFQLHEHGLRLVSDLAPIPAGLPPLTVPHLALWTTLAPAALACAVLSLVESSSVARDLAARSRQQLDMAAEFFGQGTANTAAAFFGGYPISGSLGRSALNQQSGAESRLAAVFCGSLTLLVLLFLGPLVGHTPVASLAGLLLVLANDLIDRDRIRLILRGTLADRAGFLFTLLGAWILPLDRAIYLGVGISIVLFLRRARLLSAREMAIGEKGRFREVEPGSQEAAEVCPAIRILNLAGPLFFAVVGELERALEPFVQDQNIRVLIVRLRQAENADITTVSVLEATAQKLASEGRTLILLGLRRGALTLLEQTGLAQLIGRENMFLAQAGWFTAMEAALQRALALTGEHACGAHCPLAEYLADQQVLRLSKETEPLSF, encoded by the coding sequence ATGCCTTTTCTACACTACCTGTCTTTTCTCGATCTGCGTTCGTACCGGCTCGGTTCCCTACGCAAGGATTTCGCGGCCAGCGTCACGGTCTCGTTCCTCGACATTCCCCAGGGGATTGCCTATGCCATGATCGCCGGGCTGCCACCGGTCATGGGGCTGTATGCCGCCGCTGTTCCCGCTATTGTCGGTGCCCTCTTTCGCAGTTCGCGCCATGTCGTGACCGGTCCCACCAATGCCCTCAGCCTTCTCGTCGGCAGTGCGGTGGCAGCCGAAGTCGCTCGCAGCGGCGCGGCCCCGATGGAAGTCGGCGTCACCCTCGCGTTCTGTGTCGGCGTGTTGCAAATGTCGGCCGGCGTGCTCCGCCTCGATGCGTTTGTGGATTTCCTCTCCCAGCCGGTCATCCGCGGCTACATTACCGGGGCGGCTACCCTTATCATCGCCGGGCAGTTGACCAACATTACCGGCACGCCGGGTGCCAGCGGCGATCTCATCCACACGCTCGCCACCTGGAGCCGAGGTCTTCCTTACACCAACGGTATTGCGGTGGCCTTTGCGCTTGGCACTGTGTTCGTCGTGGTCGGCCTGCGCCACCTCGGGCGGCACCTACCTGGCGCTATCGTCGCCATGGTGCTGAGTATCCTCATCAGCCACTTCTTCCAACTGCACGAGCACGGACTCAGACTCGTCTCCGATCTCGCTCCTATCCCCGCCGGACTCCCGCCACTGACCGTGCCACATCTCGCCTTATGGACTACACTTGCGCCGGCAGCGCTCGCCTGCGCGGTCTTATCTTTAGTCGAGTCTAGTTCGGTGGCGCGAGATCTTGCCGCACGCAGCCGGCAGCAGCTTGACATGGCGGCAGAGTTTTTCGGCCAGGGAACGGCGAATACTGCAGCGGCGTTCTTTGGCGGCTACCCGATCAGCGGCAGCCTGGGACGTTCTGCCCTCAACCAACAGTCTGGTGCGGAGAGCCGCCTCGCCGCCGTGTTCTGCGGTTCACTGACCCTTCTCGTTTTGCTTTTCCTCGGCCCATTGGTCGGCCACACCCCTGTGGCGAGTCTCGCCGGACTGCTCTTGGTACTCGCCAACGATCTCATCGATCGGGACCGCATCAGGCTCATCCTACGCGGCACTCTGGCGGATCGCGCCGGGTTTCTCTTCACTCTGCTCGGTGCCTGGATCTTGCCACTGGATCGCGCTATCTATCTCGGTGTCGGTATCAGCATCGTCCTGTTTCTTCGCCGCGCGCGACTGCTCTCGGCCCGGGAAATGGCCATTGGCGAAAAAGGACGGTTTCGTGAAGTCGAGCCAGGATCGCAAGAAGCCGCCGAAGTCTGCCCCGCGATTCGCATTCTCAATCTCGCGGGACCGCTGTTCTTTGCCGTGGTCGGAGAACTCGAACGGGCGTTAGAGCCGTTCGTGCAAGACCAAAACATCCGCGTCCTCATTGTACGACTCCGACAAGCGGAGAACGCGGATATTACCACGGTCAGCGTTCTCGAAGCCACCGCACAAAAGCTCGCCAGCGAAGGACGCACCTTGATCCTCCTCGGGCTACGACGCGGGGCTCTCACGTTGCTCGAACAAACAGGTTTGGCGCAACTCATCGGGCGAGAGAACATGTTCCTCGCACAAGCCGGCTGGTTTACCGCCATGGAGGCGGCGCTGCAGCGCGCGCTCGCCCTCACCGGCGAACATGCCTGCGGAGCGCACTGCCCGCTGGCGGAGTATCTCGCCGATCAACAGGTTTTACGGTTATCCAAGGAGACTGAACCACTGTCATTCTGA
- a CDS encoding MBL fold metallo-hydrolase produces MLFRELNRGKCKTYLIACEKKRKAVLVDPIKEKVDRYLASLAYFGCELTSIVDTHTHADHRTASWELHDITGALVVMHRRAPAPHVDIHVEDGQSIAVGDVRLRVFHTPGHTPDSISIYTAGRVLTGDTLLIHGTGRCDFAGGDAGEQYDSITQKLFSLPDETLVFPAHDYRGHTHSTVGEEKRTNPRVSGRTRPAYMELMANLGLPLPQGIQESLQPNQSAIEDESVHFPTLSELNQVRQLTAREVHAFQTSSHPPLILDVREPEEFTGELGHIPGSTLIPLKELSSRFHEIEAQKTRDIIVVCRAGVRSTTAAAILTGLGFEHVSNLKGGMLDWSDQRLPVE; encoded by the coding sequence ATGTTGTTTCGCGAACTGAATCGAGGCAAATGCAAGACGTACCTCATTGCCTGCGAAAAAAAGCGCAAAGCTGTCCTGGTCGATCCGATCAAGGAAAAGGTTGACCGCTACCTCGCCTCCCTTGCGTACTTCGGCTGTGAATTGACCTCGATCGTCGACACCCATACGCACGCGGACCATCGCACGGCCAGTTGGGAACTGCATGACATCACCGGCGCATTGGTTGTTATGCATCGCCGAGCGCCGGCGCCCCATGTCGATATCCATGTCGAGGACGGGCAGTCCATTGCCGTTGGCGACGTACGCCTCCGCGTTTTTCACACGCCCGGACACACCCCGGACAGCATAAGCATCTATACCGCAGGAAGAGTCTTGACCGGCGATACGCTGCTGATTCACGGAACAGGGCGTTGCGACTTTGCCGGTGGCGATGCCGGTGAGCAGTACGATTCCATCACGCAAAAGCTCTTCTCGCTCCCGGACGAAACCTTGGTCTTTCCCGCGCACGACTACCGGGGACATACCCATTCCACCGTCGGCGAAGAAAAGCGCACCAACCCTCGCGTCTCAGGCCGGACTCGTCCTGCCTACATGGAGCTGATGGCCAATCTCGGTCTGCCGCTGCCGCAAGGCATTCAAGAGTCTCTCCAGCCGAACCAGTCGGCCATCGAAGACGAATCGGTCCACTTCCCCACCCTGTCCGAACTCAATCAGGTGCGCCAACTCACCGCCCGGGAAGTACACGCCTTCCAGACGAGTTCCCATCCACCGCTTATTTTGGATGTCCGGGAACCGGAAGAATTCACCGGCGAACTCGGTCATATTCCCGGGAGCACGTTGATCCCGCTCAAAGAGTTGTCGTCGCGGTTTCACGAAATCGAAGCCCAGAAGACACGCGACATCATTGTCGTCTGCCGGGCGGGAGTACGCAGCACCACCGCCGCCGCCATCTTGACCGGTCTTGGCTTCGAGCACGTCTCGAACTTGAAAGGCGGCATGCTGGATTGGAGCGACCAACGTTTGCCGGTGGAATAA
- a CDS encoding YeeE/YedE family protein, translating to MNVLLAAFLSGAIFACGLAVGGMTQPAKVTAFLDIAGNWDPSLAFVMMGAIMVHAVLYRAIRRRPSPLFAAAFALPVRTDLDARLIGGAALFGVGWGLGGFCPGPAVTSLASGREPVLIFVIAMLAGMYLYRIVERLSVPRSPVPQNAPASA from the coding sequence GTGAACGTTCTTCTTGCTGCATTTCTCTCGGGGGCGATTTTCGCCTGCGGTCTCGCTGTAGGCGGCATGACTCAACCAGCCAAAGTGACGGCGTTTCTCGATATCGCCGGGAATTGGGACCCGAGCCTCGCCTTTGTCATGATGGGAGCCATCATGGTTCATGCGGTCCTCTATCGAGCGATTCGTCGGCGACCGAGCCCGCTGTTCGCGGCGGCGTTTGCCCTCCCCGTGCGAACGGATCTCGATGCCCGCCTCATCGGCGGTGCGGCGCTCTTCGGTGTAGGCTGGGGCCTCGGAGGGTTCTGCCCGGGCCCGGCAGTCACCTCGCTCGCTTCAGGCCGCGAGCCGGTGCTGATCTTTGTCATTGCCATGCTCGCGGGCATGTATCTCTACAGAATAGTAGAACGGCTTAGCGTTCCCCGGTCGCCAGTGCCCCAGAACGCCCCAGCCTCCGCGTGA
- a CDS encoding YeeE/YedE family protein codes for MEQFTPLPSLLGGMLIGLSASILLLCDGKIAGISGILGGIVHPIKQDTLWRVVFVAGLLSGGFLFHLFAPEAFAFGIERSTGALILAGLLVGFGTRLGNGCTSGHGVCGISRLSARSIVATVTFMATGILTVFVINHLFGGAL; via the coding sequence ATGGAACAGTTCACTCCCCTGCCCTCTCTCCTTGGCGGCATGTTGATCGGGCTCAGTGCCTCGATTCTTTTGCTCTGCGACGGCAAGATCGCCGGCATCAGCGGTATCCTTGGCGGCATCGTGCACCCGATCAAGCAAGACACGCTGTGGCGGGTCGTCTTCGTCGCCGGTCTGCTCTCGGGCGGTTTTCTTTTCCATCTCTTTGCCCCGGAGGCATTTGCCTTCGGGATTGAGCGCTCCACCGGAGCTTTGATTCTGGCCGGCTTGTTGGTGGGATTCGGTACGCGCCTCGGCAATGGCTGCACGAGCGGCCATGGGGTGTGCGGCATCAGCCGACTCTCGGCTCGTTCTATCGTTGCCACCGTCACTTTCATGGCGACCGGTATCCTCACAGTTTTCGTCATCAACCATCTTTTCGGAGGTGCCCTGTGA
- a CDS encoding SMP-30/gluconolactonase/LRE family protein, with protein MHETLLASGFEFPEGPVCDPDGLAYVVEIRGGRVSKITPDGSVSVVARPGGGPNGAARGPDGALYVTNNGGFAWHNGRPVGPATDYETARIERIAADGQVQRLYDSCDGVHFSAVNDLVFDEVGNFYFTDPMHRDPHNPERMGTPTKRRGSVYYAASNGTMIRRVATNLQHPNGIGLTVDGKTLLVAQTFTGDLLAFSIATPGELGEPRLFGQLPQGYYPDGFCLDEEGYVLVAGPIGGGIVVFDPNGTLVETIPCADKMVTNCAFGGPRRSTLYVTESGLGRVVTFEWPRRGLVLWPDR; from the coding sequence ATGCACGAAACACTATTGGCCTCTGGCTTTGAGTTTCCTGAAGGACCGGTCTGCGATCCCGACGGTTTGGCGTACGTGGTGGAGATCCGGGGCGGGCGCGTAAGTAAAATTACGCCCGACGGCTCGGTCTCGGTCGTGGCTCGTCCTGGTGGCGGTCCCAACGGAGCCGCACGTGGCCCGGATGGCGCATTGTATGTCACGAACAACGGCGGGTTTGCCTGGCACAATGGGCGTCCAGTTGGTCCGGCGACCGATTACGAAACCGCCCGTATCGAACGCATCGCTGCCGATGGACAGGTTCAGCGACTCTACGATTCGTGCGACGGTGTGCATTTCAGCGCGGTGAACGATCTCGTGTTCGATGAAGTCGGTAACTTTTACTTCACCGACCCAATGCATCGCGATCCGCACAACCCCGAGCGTATGGGTACTCCGACGAAACGTCGTGGCAGTGTGTACTACGCTGCTTCCAACGGGACGATGATCCGCCGTGTAGCCACGAATCTCCAACATCCCAACGGCATCGGATTGACGGTCGATGGCAAAACCCTGCTCGTAGCACAGACCTTTACCGGCGACCTCCTCGCTTTTTCTATTGCAACTCCCGGCGAACTCGGTGAACCTCGTCTTTTCGGACAGCTTCCGCAAGGATACTACCCGGATGGTTTCTGTTTGGACGAGGAAGGGTACGTGCTTGTGGCTGGGCCGATTGGCGGTGGCATCGTCGTATTCGATCCCAATGGCACGCTGGTCGAAACGATCCCATGCGCAGACAAGATGGTGACCAATTGTGCGTTCGGCGGGCCACGTCGCTCAACGCTGTACGTGACGGAAAGCGGTCTCGGGCGGGTCGTGACCTTCGAGTGGCCACGGCGAGGGCTTGTTTTGTGGCCGGATCGCTAA
- a CDS encoding LLM class flavin-dependent oxidoreductase, with the protein MTGVKIGIGFGQWKYGLPEPDLLCRAAETAEAVGLDSLWLSDHIVTRNPTLDITCLFSMIAARTKKLKMGPSVLTLPARHPIQIAKTYATLDYISNGRMIMAVGSGSDVRDLEACGVPPQERGKRLDEGIRILRRLWTEENVTHHGQFYHFEDVTINPKPKRGALDIWIGGKSDAILKRVVRLGDGWFPALTSPDEFKRDMDKLIAFGEEAGRTINPREAGVLLLTHVERDKKAAWEKVAPSLRGLNMPPEEVAARCIVGPPDECVERLQHFVEAGCVKFVLRPACPPEEIMDQIELYGKEILPHFS; encoded by the coding sequence ATGACCGGCGTGAAAATTGGCATCGGCTTTGGCCAATGGAAATACGGCCTGCCAGAACCTGACTTGCTCTGTCGTGCGGCGGAAACAGCCGAAGCCGTAGGATTGGATTCGTTGTGGCTCTCGGACCACATCGTCACCCGCAATCCGACCCTCGACATCACCTGTCTATTTTCTATGATCGCTGCGCGCACGAAGAAACTGAAAATGGGGCCGAGCGTCCTGACGCTCCCAGCACGGCATCCCATCCAGATCGCCAAGACCTACGCCACCCTCGATTACATCTCCAACGGACGCATGATTATGGCGGTCGGGAGCGGCAGCGATGTGCGCGATCTCGAAGCCTGCGGCGTGCCTCCGCAAGAACGCGGGAAGCGCCTTGATGAAGGCATCCGGATCTTGCGGCGACTGTGGACGGAGGAGAACGTCACCCATCATGGACAATTCTACCACTTCGAGGACGTCACGATTAATCCGAAACCCAAACGCGGTGCGCTCGATATTTGGATCGGGGGCAAAAGCGACGCCATCCTGAAAAGGGTGGTGCGCTTGGGAGACGGCTGGTTCCCTGCCCTAACCAGCCCGGACGAGTTCAAGCGGGACATGGACAAGCTCATCGCCTTCGGCGAAGAAGCTGGACGGACAATCAACCCGCGCGAGGCGGGCGTCTTGTTACTGACCCATGTGGAGCGCGATAAAAAGGCCGCTTGGGAGAAAGTCGCACCGTCCCTGCGCGGCTTGAACATGCCCCCCGAGGAAGTCGCGGCCCGCTGCATCGTCGGCCCGCCGGACGAGTGCGTCGAACGGTTGCAGCACTTCGTTGAAGCCGGCTGCGTGAAGTTCGTCTTACGTCCAGCCTGTCCGCCGGAAGAGATCATGGACCAGATCGAACTGTACGGCAAAGAGATCCTGCCGCATTTTTCTTAG